A window of Pirellulales bacterium genomic DNA:
GCGCACGATCAACTGATCGTCGCTCGTGTCGCGGCGGAACGCCAGGTGCGACATCAGCAGGTGCTTGTGGACCAAGAACTTGAGCGTCTCCGCTTCCTGCTCCGGCAATCTCAAGCGCCGGGCCGTATTCTCCGCGATCCGCAGCCCGACCTCGCTATGGTCTTCGACGTAGCCCTTGCCCAGATCGTGGATCAGCAACGCTAGGTGGAGCGTACTCTTCTGCTGCAAACCACGATAAACTTCCCCCAGCAATCCCCGATCGCGCTGGAATCGTGTCACTTCATCCACCCCGCGCAGGCAATGCTCATCGACCGTGAATTTGTGATACTCGTTGAACTGCAACAGGCAGCGGGCATGGGCAAATTCGGGCACCACCTTTTCCAGCACGCCCACCTCGTGCAATTGGTGCAACAATTCGCCGAGCATCTGCGGCTGCGAAAGCAAGGAGAGAAATCGGGCCGCGGCGGTCGGCGTGAGCTGATCGGAAAACACGGGCGATGCCTCGTGCACCGCTTGCCAAGTGGACGACGCGACGCGCGTGTCGTAAAGATTCGAGAGATCGGCCAACCGCAGCACTTCCGTCACGTCGGCTTGCAGCTTGGCCAGCCCGCGGCGCGTGGCCTTGATGCGCGGGCCGACGATGAAATCTCCTTCCATCTGATGCCCGAGCATCGGCGAGAGCCATTCGGCGAGCCGAATCCAAGGGCGGATTTGGGCGACGAACCGGCCTACGAGCTGGCTCACTTCGCGCGTGTGGCGAAAATACTCGCGCATGAATTGCTCGACCGGCAGCAGCCCTTCGGTCCCTTGATAGCTGAAGGCGGCGGCCAGACGGACTTGCTCCGCCCGATCGAGCACGTCGCGCGATTTGCCGGCGTGAAAGTGCAGGTCGTTGCGCGTGCGCAAGAGGAATTCGCTGGCGCGGCGCAGCGTGCGTTGATCGTCTTTGAGGATCGCCCCCATCATTTGCAGGCTGTTTGGCTCCGCCTCGCCATAGCGGGCGAAACCGAGCCAGCGCATTAACTGAATGTCGCGAAGCGCCCCGGGCGATCGCTTCACGTTCGGCTCGAGCAGATAAACGGTTTCCCCGTATTGCGAGCGCTCCTCTTCCCGTGCCCGTTCGATCGCTTTGAGCAAGCCGCGCCAATGGCGGCGCGAGTCGCGTTGGAATCCGCGGAGGAACTTTTCGTACAGCGGCTCGCCGCCGGTGAGAAATCGCGATTCGACCAGCGCCGTGTAGATCGTCGCGTCCTTGGCGGCCAGCTTGCAGGCCTCGGCCGGCGTGCGCACGCTCTGCCCGAGCGCAAAGCCCACGTCGTATAGATCGTGCAAGAGCCGCTTGGCCAGCGGCTCCATGATCGGACCCACGACCGGGCTGTGCAAGATCAT
This region includes:
- the glnD gene encoding [protein-PII] uridylyltransferase, producing the protein MSGTLKLRPGVVAAREWLAAERHKLRQQHEAGSPGIQVCAHLTEMLDTVVLSLYESALEDFPDQATRYREEVALVALGGYGRGDVAPYSDVDLMILHSPVVGPIMEPLAKRLLHDLYDVGFALGQSVRTPAEACKLAAKDATIYTALVESRFLTGGEPLYEKFLRGFQRDSRRHWRGLLKAIERAREEERSQYGETVYLLEPNVKRSPGALRDIQLMRWLGFARYGEAEPNSLQMMGAILKDDQRTLRRASEFLLRTRNDLHFHAGKSRDVLDRAEQVRLAAAFSYQGTEGLLPVEQFMREYFRHTREVSQLVGRFVAQIRPWIRLAEWLSPMLGHQMEGDFIVGPRIKATRRGLAKLQADVTEVLRLADLSNLYDTRVASSTWQAVHEASPVFSDQLTPTAAARFLSLLSQPQMLGELLHQLHEVGVLEKVVPEFAHARCLLQFNEYHKFTVDEHCLRGVDEVTRFQRDRGLLGEVYRGLQQKSTLHLALLIHDLGKGYVEDHSEVGLRIAENTARRLRLPEQEAETLKFLVHKHLLMSHLAFRRDTSDDQLIVRFAVEVGSPEVLRMLYLLTAADLAAVGPGVLNQWKSEVLADLYHRTMRHLAGDSHTPSAEERRDDVLTLFRAEPDFAWFAQQVAALPSSLLFSMPAERIAEQLRQLKTLAIGDVRIATRYLADTGTVEFVIATHEDIAPGVFHKLTGGLTSQGLEILSADINTLAERLVLDLFVVRDPDYSGEPPPDRIEHIDRRLTEALTANQQPAFRRVWTSVKQQRRDGLHAPPTRVRTDNSTSESFTILDIFASDRTGLLYTIARTIFELGLSVSLAKIGTYLDQVVDVFYVTDHEGQKIDDEARLEQIRSQLLQAIEAFEREGQ